The Mycolicibacterium monacense genome contains the following window.
GTGCAGGGCGGTTGCCGGGTCATCCGCTCGGCGTCGGTTGATCGTCTCGAAATCCTTGATCTCCCTTCACGTCTCGATCATGAGGCATCGTGTGCCGACGGAACATTGCTGTGATTGCAGATGTCGATGATTGCGAAAAGACAATCATTTGTGCCTCACGCGCAGCCGGCCCGCCTTACCAGCGAAAAGGGCGAACATCCGTATTCAAGGAACATCCGGCGAATAGGGCGGGTCGTCGGGTGTAAATGTTCGCCGATTCGGCGGTCGCGTGCGTCATCTCGGCGCTGCGGGCCGTTGGCGTAGATTCACCGCTGATGTCAGAACTCGTCCCTCGCCTGCTGTTCGTCCACGCCCATCCGGACGACGAGACGCTCACGACCGGCGGCACCATCGCTCATTACGTCCGCCGCGGTGCGGACGTTCGCGTGGTCACCTGCACGCTCGGCGAGGAAGGTGAGGTGATCGGGGAGCAGTACGCCCAGCTCGCCGTCGACCACGCCGACCAGTTGGGCGGTTACCGGATCGCCGAACTCACCGCCGCGCTCGCCGCGCTGGGAGTGGACGCACCGCATTTCCTCGGTGGCCCCGGCCATTGGCGCGACTCCGGGATGGCCGACACCCCGGCGCGCCACCAGCCGCGCTTCGTCGACGCCGACATGGCCGAGGCCGCCGGCCTGCTCGCCGCGATCCTCGACGACTTCCGCCCGCACGTCGTGGTCACCTACGACCCCGACGGAGGGTATGGACACCCGGACCACGTCCAGACCCACCGCGTCACCACCGCGGCCGTCGAGCGTGCGCAGTGGCAGGTGCCCAAGTTCTACTGGACCGTCATGTCCAAGAGCGGGATGGGCGACGCCTTCGCCGTTGCCCGCGACGTCCCCGAGGAGTGGTTGCAGGTCAGCGTCGACGACGTGCCTTTCCTCTATACCGACGACCGGATCGACGCCGTCGTCGACGTCAGCGACAGCATCGAGGCGAAGGTCGCCGCCATGCGCGCCCACGCCACGCAGATCTCGGTCGCGCCCAACGGCCAGTCCTGCGCGCTGTCGAACAACATCGCGATGCCGATCCCCGGCGTGGAGCACTATGTACTCGTCTCCGGTGCGCCGGGCCCACGCGACGCACGCGGCTGGGAAACCGACCTGCTCGCCGGCGTGAACCTGGCGTAGCGAATTCGGCGCGCGGTAAGCTCCACGGCATCCGGCGACATCGAAGGGGCATTCATGGATCCCGACCTTGATCCGAACCTGCAGCACTGGCAGGACCGCCTCGACAACTTCCAGTGGGTGGTCGGTTCGTTCGTGGGGCTGCTCGACAGCATCCCGACCTGACGGCACCGCCGCGCGGCTCCCGTCGGGCCGCAGGTCTGC
Protein-coding sequences here:
- the mshB gene encoding N-acetyl-1-D-myo-inositol-2-amino-2-deoxy-alpha-D-glucopyranoside deacetylase produces the protein MMSELVPRLLFVHAHPDDETLTTGGTIAHYVRRGADVRVVTCTLGEEGEVIGEQYAQLAVDHADQLGGYRIAELTAALAALGVDAPHFLGGPGHWRDSGMADTPARHQPRFVDADMAEAAGLLAAILDDFRPHVVVTYDPDGGYGHPDHVQTHRVTTAAVERAQWQVPKFYWTVMSKSGMGDAFAVARDVPEEWLQVSVDDVPFLYTDDRIDAVVDVSDSIEAKVAAMRAHATQISVAPNGQSCALSNNIAMPIPGVEHYVLVSGAPGPRDARGWETDLLAGVNLA